A DNA window from Litorivicinus lipolyticus contains the following coding sequences:
- a CDS encoding electron transport complex subunit E: MADTDYKALAWNGLWKNNPALVQLLGLCPLLAVSGTVINATGLGLATLFVLMGSNLAVSLIRHHVADHLRLPAFVMIIAAFTTCVELLMQAYAYSLYQVLGLFIPLIVTNCAILGRADGFARKNSPLPALLDGLWMGLGFMAVLVLLGAIRELIGQGTLLDGAQLLFGEGARHWRMEVAPDNYPGVLIAILPPGAFILLGFMIAAKQAWDIRVRRLATTEVVAGSKRVRVTGEIAK; encoded by the coding sequence ATGGCTGATACGGACTACAAAGCGCTGGCCTGGAACGGCCTGTGGAAGAACAACCCGGCGCTGGTTCAGTTGCTGGGGCTGTGCCCGTTGCTGGCGGTGTCCGGCACCGTCATCAATGCCACCGGCTTGGGTCTGGCGACCCTGTTCGTGTTAATGGGGTCGAACCTGGCGGTCTCGCTGATCCGACACCATGTCGCCGACCACCTTCGTTTACCCGCGTTTGTGATGATTATCGCGGCTTTCACAACCTGCGTGGAATTGCTGATGCAGGCCTACGCCTATTCGCTGTATCAGGTGCTGGGGTTATTTATACCGTTGATCGTGACGAACTGCGCCATCTTGGGACGCGCGGACGGTTTCGCGCGCAAAAACAGCCCACTCCCGGCCCTGCTTGATGGGCTGTGGATGGGGCTTGGGTTCATGGCGGTGCTGGTGCTGCTGGGTGCGATTCGCGAGCTGATCGGCCAGGGTACGCTGTTGGATGGCGCCCAGCTGCTGTTTGGCGAGGGCGCACGCCACTGGCGCATGGAGGTGGCACCGGACAACTACCCCGGTGTGCTGATCGCGATACTGCCGCCGGGTGCCTTTATTTTGCTGGGCTTTATGATTGCAGCCAAACAGGCCTGGGATATTCGCGTTCGGCGCTTGGCCACCACCGAGGTCGTCGCCGGCAGCAAGCGGGTCCGAGTGACCGGTGAAATTGCCAAATGA
- the rsxB gene encoding electron transport complex subunit RsxB: MTVIAAIVAAAILTLAGGALLAWAVERFRVEGNPLVDTIDELLPQTQCGQCGHPGCRPYAEAIAAGEDINKCPPGGQETINALAELLDVDAPSLDAEHGHEKPPMVAIIREDECIGCTKCIQACPVDAILGAAKLMHTVIESECTGCDLCLEPCPVDCIDMVELGRLPTWPLPSDIIATDRAQ; the protein is encoded by the coding sequence ATGACGGTGATCGCTGCAATCGTGGCCGCGGCCATCTTGACCCTTGCCGGCGGCGCCCTATTGGCCTGGGCAGTCGAACGTTTTCGGGTCGAGGGCAACCCACTGGTCGACACCATCGACGAGTTACTGCCGCAAACCCAATGCGGCCAATGCGGCCACCCCGGCTGCCGGCCCTACGCCGAAGCCATCGCCGCCGGCGAAGACATCAACAAGTGCCCGCCCGGCGGCCAAGAAACCATCAACGCGCTGGCTGAGTTGCTCGACGTCGATGCGCCTAGCCTGGATGCCGAGCACGGCCACGAAAAACCGCCAATGGTCGCGATCATTCGCGAGGACGAGTGCATCGGCTGCACCAAGTGCATTCAAGCCTGCCCGGTGGACGCGATTTTAGGCGCCGCTAAACTGATGCACACCGTGATCGAATCCGAGTGCACCGGCTGTGACCTGTGCCTAGAACCCTGCCCGGTCGACTGTATCGACATGGTCGAGCTGGGCCGATTGCCGACCTGGCCGCTGCCGTCTGACATCATCGCCACGGACCGCGCCCAATGA
- a CDS encoding MotY family protein: protein MKRLLLAGLIGLSAAANAQVIYSNPPYLSEWTVQSSPVQCVLSQPIDGYGAAIFTQDAGRRARFQLDAFRPVHRSGEAAMVARPGSWRPGESGNYLQQITTRQQRPAIDTQGEVVQSAVNTLLEGWQLVVVDGDLEVRLQPARFPPAYRDWVDCLGALLPVNFADVERNLLYFEKGQNRLTAEHRALLREVADYMRQDKAVTGVFIDGHTDDEGGYLENEDASRLRAEQVGRFMESEGIDPQKVVIRFHGEYYPVATNITVAGRAANRRVSVRMERNGIAPNQRADVVAYDRRVDNAPPRLPPTVDD from the coding sequence ATGAAGCGATTATTGTTAGCAGGCCTGATCGGCCTGTCGGCCGCGGCGAACGCCCAGGTCATTTATTCGAACCCGCCGTACCTGTCGGAGTGGACGGTGCAATCGAGCCCGGTTCAGTGCGTCCTGTCGCAACCGATCGACGGCTACGGGGCGGCTATTTTCACCCAGGACGCGGGGCGTCGTGCGCGCTTTCAGTTGGACGCTTTCCGGCCGGTTCACCGCAGCGGCGAAGCGGCCATGGTCGCCCGTCCAGGCTCCTGGCGGCCGGGCGAAAGTGGCAACTACTTGCAACAGATCACGACCCGCCAGCAACGGCCGGCGATCGATACCCAAGGCGAGGTGGTCCAAAGCGCGGTCAACACCTTGCTAGAAGGGTGGCAGTTGGTGGTGGTCGACGGTGACCTTGAAGTGCGCTTGCAACCGGCACGCTTCCCGCCGGCCTACCGCGACTGGGTCGATTGCCTGGGAGCTTTGCTGCCGGTCAATTTTGCCGACGTTGAACGCAATTTACTGTACTTCGAAAAAGGTCAAAATCGATTAACGGCGGAGCACCGAGCGTTGCTGCGCGAGGTTGCGGACTACATGCGCCAGGACAAGGCGGTGACCGGTGTCTTTATCGATGGCCACACGGATGACGAGGGTGGGTATTTGGAAAATGAGGACGCCTCGCGTCTGCGCGCCGAGCAGGTCGGACGATTTATGGAGTCCGAAGGCATCGATCCGCAAAAAGTCGTGATCCGTTTCCATGGCGAATACTATCCTGTCGCGACCAATATCACGGTGGCGGGGCGTGCGGCTAACCGCCGTGTCAGCGTCCGCATGGAGCGCAACGGCATCGCGCCGAATCAACGGGCCGATGTGGTTGCCTACGACCGTCGCGTGGACAACGCGCCGCCGCGCCTTCCGCCCACAGTAGATGACTAA
- the rsxG gene encoding electron transport complex subunit RsxG, giving the protein MILALMSRGAISLSLFGLVTAGAVALTQVATDERIEYNQAEVARAALRAVLPAHNNEILADARVLAAVPALGAPDALTVSVGRLDDRLTGYAIPVVTTQGYSGPIAMVIGITPDGTVSGVRVTQHRETPGLGDKIDLAKSPWVRDFDGTHLNNRNWAVRPDGGDFDAFTGATITPRAVVAAVERALQWYQDRGRALLEATPNG; this is encoded by the coding sequence ATGATTTTAGCGCTGATGTCGCGCGGAGCAATTTCGCTCAGCCTGTTTGGTCTGGTCACCGCCGGCGCCGTGGCGCTGACCCAAGTCGCCACCGACGAACGGATTGAGTACAACCAGGCCGAAGTCGCCCGCGCCGCCTTGCGCGCGGTGCTGCCGGCACACAACAACGAAATTTTGGCCGACGCGCGGGTACTGGCTGCGGTACCGGCGTTGGGCGCGCCGGACGCCCTGACCGTCAGTGTTGGGCGGCTCGACGACCGCCTGACCGGCTACGCCATTCCAGTGGTCACGACCCAGGGTTACAGCGGCCCCATTGCTATGGTCATTGGCATCACCCCAGACGGTACCGTCAGTGGCGTTCGGGTGACCCAACACCGTGAAACACCCGGCCTTGGCGACAAGATCGACCTGGCCAAAAGTCCCTGGGTACGCGACTTCGACGGCACCCATTTGAACAACCGCAACTGGGCGGTGCGCCCGGACGGCGGCGACTTTGACGCCTTTACCGGCGCCACCATCACGCCCCGTGCCGTGGTCGCTGCGGTGGAACGCGCATTGCAGTGGTATCAAGATCGCGGCCGTGCGCTGCTAGAGGCAACCCCGAATGGCTGA
- the cobA gene encoding uroporphyrinogen-III C-methyltransferase — translation MVTDLIDRARIDALDIPINPLHDQHFPSIDCAPWTRAISAGEDVRAGDDAGADQSMQAMLDGQAQAAGEVYLVGAGPGDAELLTLKGLRLLQQADVVLYDALVSQDVIDLARRDAVLEDVGKRRGHCPMPQGAITDRIIEWARQGKRVCRLKSGDPYLFGRGGEEALALVEAQIPFQTVPGISSAAGISAQAGIPLTHRGIARSVRFVTGHLAGGSLPADWQRLVDQQETSVLYMALHHLPAIQASLLAAGVAADMPVALIQNGARANQQVWVTQVDQCTEASAAIDPERGPTLVMVGQVVSLREQLGVGTNLADATARSWMLNA, via the coding sequence ATGGTCACTGATCTGATTGACCGCGCCCGCATCGATGCCCTCGACATCCCCATCAATCCCTTGCACGATCAGCACTTCCCCAGTATTGACTGCGCGCCGTGGACACGGGCGATCAGCGCCGGCGAAGACGTCCGCGCCGGTGACGATGCCGGTGCGGACCAGTCCATGCAGGCCATGCTGGACGGCCAGGCGCAGGCCGCCGGCGAAGTCTATTTGGTTGGGGCTGGGCCGGGTGATGCGGAGCTGTTGACCCTGAAAGGGCTGCGCTTGCTACAACAGGCTGACGTGGTGCTGTATGACGCGCTGGTCAGCCAGGACGTGATCGATTTGGCGCGCCGCGATGCGGTGCTGGAAGACGTCGGCAAGCGCCGCGGTCACTGCCCAATGCCCCAGGGCGCTATCACCGATCGCATAATCGAGTGGGCCCGCCAGGGCAAGCGTGTGTGCCGCTTGAAAAGCGGCGACCCCTATTTGTTCGGCCGCGGCGGCGAGGAAGCCTTGGCCTTGGTCGAGGCGCAAATTCCATTTCAGACCGTCCCCGGCATCTCGTCGGCCGCCGGCATTTCGGCCCAGGCCGGGATTCCGTTGACGCACCGCGGCATCGCCCGATCGGTGCGCTTTGTTACCGGCCATTTGGCCGGCGGCAGTCTTCCGGCGGATTGGCAGCGGCTGGTCGACCAGCAAGAAACCTCGGTGTTGTATATGGCGCTGCACCATTTGCCGGCGATTCAGGCCTCGTTATTGGCAGCCGGGGTGGCTGCTGATATGCCGGTGGCATTGATTCAAAATGGAGCGCGCGCTAATCAGCAGGTGTGGGTGACCCAGGTTGACCAGTGCACCGAGGCGTCCGCGGCGATTGACCCGGAGCGTGGACCGACCCTGGTGATGGTCGGTCAGGTGGTGTCATTGCGCGAACAACTGGGTGTCGGCACTAATTTAGCCGACGCCACGGCGCGCTCGTGGATGCTAAACGCTTAG
- a CDS encoding elongation factor 1-alpha C-terminal domain-related protein — MQGIDGDVEGIDAGAVNQISDHRDGLVELEQDIDLARGDWLQRDIRPWTRSLSPVVCWLGERPGRVGEKVLVRHGDRWIKAQISDAGQPVDLAQLCYHSTQQSLESNSIGRIQLRLAQSVPADDFACDPISGALVLVDPATRHTLAAGVLAPIPGLEATV; from the coding sequence GTGCAAGGGATTGATGGGGATGTCGAGGGCATCGATGCGGGCGCGGTCAATCAGATCAGTGACCATCGCGACGGCTTAGTCGAGCTGGAACAGGACATCGACCTGGCCCGCGGCGACTGGCTGCAACGGGACATTCGGCCGTGGACGCGCAGCCTGTCACCGGTGGTGTGCTGGTTGGGCGAGCGCCCCGGCCGGGTCGGCGAAAAGGTCCTGGTTCGCCATGGCGATCGCTGGATCAAAGCGCAAATCAGCGACGCTGGGCAACCCGTCGATTTGGCCCAGCTGTGTTACCATTCAACCCAGCAAAGCCTTGAATCGAACAGCATCGGCCGCATCCAATTGCGACTGGCGCAGTCGGTTCCGGCCGACGACTTCGCCTGCGATCCAATCAGCGGTGCGCTGGTGCTGGTGGACCCGGCAACCCGCCATACCCTGGCCGCCGGCGTACTGGCCCCGATACCGGGCCTCGAAGCAACTGTGTAG
- the rsxA gene encoding electron transport complex subunit RsxA produces the protein MSDIVLILVGTVLVNNFVLVQFLGLCPFLGVSTKIDSALGMSLATTFVLTLSSAASYLIYTYLLVPLEVEFLRTIAFILGIAIAVQFTEMMVRKTSPLLYKVLGIFLPLITTNCAVLGVALLNLGKAHNFFESLIYGFGAAAGFSLVLILFASLRERLARADIPAPFQGPAIGMISAGIMALAFMGFGGVTAP, from the coding sequence GTGAGCGACATTGTTCTAATTTTGGTAGGCACTGTGCTGGTCAACAACTTTGTGTTGGTCCAGTTCCTGGGCCTGTGCCCGTTCCTTGGGGTGTCAACCAAGATTGACTCGGCCTTGGGCATGTCGCTGGCCACGACCTTTGTACTGACGCTGTCCAGCGCCGCCAGCTACCTGATTTACACCTATCTGTTGGTGCCGCTGGAGGTTGAATTCCTGCGCACCATTGCGTTTATTTTGGGCATTGCGATCGCGGTCCAATTCACCGAAATGATGGTCCGCAAGACCAGCCCGCTGCTGTACAAAGTGTTGGGTATTTTTCTACCGTTGATCACCACCAACTGCGCGGTGCTGGGGGTGGCGTTGCTGAATTTGGGCAAGGCGCACAACTTCTTCGAGTCGTTGATCTACGGCTTTGGCGCCGCCGCGGGTTTTTCGTTGGTGCTGATTTTATTCGCCTCGCTGCGCGAGCGGCTGGCCCGCGCCGACATCCCGGCGCCCTTTCAGGGCCCGGCCATTGGCATGATTAGCGCCGGTATTATGGCGCTCGCATTCATGGGCTTTGGCGGAGTCACCGCGCCATGA
- the nth gene encoding endonuclease III: protein MNAQKRLEIFTRLRDENPAPKTELEYASPFELLVAVTLSAQATDVGVNKATRKLFPVANTPQAVYDLGVDGLKGYIKTIGLFNSKAENVHKACRLLLDLHGGEVPEDREALEALPGVGRKTANVVLNTAFGHAAMAVDTHIFRVSNRTRIAKGKTVRQVEDGLMKHVPKAFLVDAHHWLILHGRYTCKARKPECGRCLIEDLCEFNEKREYLD, encoded by the coding sequence ATGAACGCCCAAAAGCGCCTCGAAATCTTTACCCGGCTGCGTGACGAAAACCCGGCGCCGAAAACCGAATTGGAATACGCCTCGCCGTTTGAGCTGTTAGTGGCCGTGACACTGAGCGCCCAAGCCACCGATGTCGGCGTTAACAAAGCCACGCGCAAGCTGTTCCCAGTCGCCAATACCCCCCAAGCCGTTTACGACCTGGGCGTTGACGGTTTAAAGGGTTACATCAAAACCATCGGCTTGTTTAATTCCAAAGCCGAAAACGTTCACAAGGCCTGTCGCTTGTTGCTGGACTTGCACGGCGGCGAGGTGCCCGAGGACCGCGAAGCACTGGAAGCATTGCCTGGCGTCGGCCGCAAAACCGCCAACGTGGTCTTGAACACCGCCTTTGGTCACGCCGCCATGGCCGTGGACACGCATATTTTTCGGGTCAGCAACCGCACCCGAATCGCCAAAGGCAAAACCGTTCGCCAGGTCGAGGACGGGCTGATGAAGCACGTACCCAAAGCGTTTTTGGTCGATGCCCACCACTGGCTTATCTTGCACGGGCGCTATACCTGTAAGGCTCGCAAACCCGAGTGCGGCCGCTGCCTGATCGAGGACCTGTGTGAATTCAACGAAAAGCGCGAGTACCTGGACTAG
- the rnt gene encoding ribonuclease T, producing MENPNPTMKDRFRGFLPVIVDVETAGFNAATDALLELAVCPIILNEKGMMEPGEVTGVHIVPFEGANLDPKSLEFTGIDPYHPLRLAQAEDQALGQAFKPVRSALKASGCTRAVLVGHNAHFDLNFLNAAVERTGIKRNPFHPFSCFDTATLGGLAYGQTVLARACKEAGIDFDGHEAHSARYDTARTADLFCAIVNRWRELGGWPPAGEPA from the coding sequence ATGGAAAACCCGAACCCGACTATGAAAGACCGTTTCCGCGGCTTCTTGCCCGTAATTGTTGACGTTGAAACCGCCGGTTTTAACGCAGCAACCGACGCCCTGCTTGAATTGGCGGTGTGCCCGATCATCCTCAACGAAAAAGGCATGATGGAACCGGGCGAGGTCACAGGCGTTCATATTGTGCCCTTTGAAGGTGCCAACCTGGACCCTAAAAGCCTCGAGTTTACCGGGATTGACCCCTACCACCCGCTGCGCCTAGCCCAAGCCGAAGACCAAGCCCTCGGCCAAGCCTTCAAACCTGTGCGCAGCGCACTCAAAGCCAGCGGCTGCACGCGCGCCGTGTTGGTTGGGCATAACGCTCACTTTGATTTGAATTTTTTGAATGCCGCGGTCGAACGCACGGGCATTAAGCGCAATCCTTTCCACCCGTTCAGTTGCTTTGATACCGCAACCCTAGGCGGATTGGCCTATGGCCAAACCGTGTTAGCACGCGCGTGCAAAGAAGCCGGCATCGACTTTGACGGGCATGAAGCCCACAGCGCGCGCTATGACACCGCGCGCACCGCTGACTTGTTCTGTGCCATCGTCAATCGCTGGCGTGAACTGGGCGGCTGGCCGCCGGCCGGAGAACCGGCCTAG
- the rsxC gene encoding electron transport complex subunit RsxC, producing MIHHATHSLTGGIHPDEHKDLSCQVPIRPTALSDTLVFSLQTGRHGLEPVVADGAQVLAGDCIARGTGTFAQAWHAPTSGTLDYIDDLPATDAYGQCGPGLRLTVDGLDRWCEPQPPLSREHDRSALIARIEWAGIAGMGGAGFPTHVKLAADKAVRTLIINMAECEPYISCDDALARACADDILAGASWVKHLIGASRVLIGIEDNKPEAIAALEVAIGDWPELAAELWVCPTVYPSGGEKQLIEILTGEQVPAGQLPQALGYHMHNPATLVAIRDAIEYGRPLTHRLVTLTGEGASDAGNRRVALGTPLIDLARLAGADEHANVIMGGPMMGFQVPRLDAGVIKTSNCLLIAPPAEVPAQQPCIRCGDCATVCPASLQPQTLFWQIQADDAPRAQAEGLMDCIECGACAYVCPSQIPLVSYYRHGKDQLRQRALDQVKSDRARDRFETRQARLDAEAAAKAAKRAARAQALEAAKAGGDDPRKAQVQAAVERARAKKKDAS from the coding sequence ATGATTCACCACGCCACCCACAGCCTAACCGGCGGCATCCACCCGGACGAGCACAAAGACCTGTCATGCCAGGTCCCCATCCGGCCGACTGCGTTGTCCGACACATTGGTCTTCAGCCTTCAAACCGGCCGCCATGGCCTTGAACCGGTGGTCGCCGACGGCGCCCAGGTGTTGGCTGGGGACTGTATCGCCCGCGGCACCGGTACCTTTGCCCAGGCCTGGCACGCGCCAACCTCGGGCACCCTCGACTACATCGACGACCTGCCAGCCACCGACGCCTACGGGCAATGCGGCCCGGGGCTACGTTTGACGGTGGATGGCCTGGATCGTTGGTGCGAGCCGCAACCGCCACTGAGTCGCGAGCACGATCGCAGCGCATTGATAGCGCGCATTGAATGGGCCGGCATCGCCGGCATGGGCGGCGCCGGCTTTCCAACCCACGTCAAACTGGCCGCGGACAAAGCGGTCCGCACCCTGATTATTAACATGGCCGAATGCGAGCCCTACATCAGCTGCGACGATGCCCTGGCTCGGGCCTGTGCTGACGATATCTTGGCCGGCGCCAGCTGGGTCAAACACCTGATCGGCGCCAGCCGCGTGCTGATTGGCATCGAGGACAACAAACCCGAGGCCATCGCCGCGCTCGAGGTCGCCATAGGTGACTGGCCGGAATTGGCGGCTGAGCTGTGGGTGTGTCCGACGGTTTACCCCAGCGGTGGCGAAAAGCAGCTGATTGAAATCTTGACCGGTGAGCAAGTGCCGGCCGGTCAACTGCCGCAAGCACTGGGCTATCACATGCACAACCCCGCCACCTTGGTGGCGATTCGCGATGCCATTGAGTACGGGCGGCCGTTGACGCACCGCCTGGTCACGCTGACCGGCGAAGGCGCATCGGATGCTGGCAACCGGCGTGTCGCGCTGGGCACACCGCTGATTGATTTGGCCCGGCTAGCCGGTGCCGACGAACACGCGAACGTTATTATGGGCGGCCCGATGATGGGGTTTCAGGTGCCCAGGCTGGACGCCGGCGTGATCAAAACCAGCAACTGTTTGCTGATCGCACCGCCCGCCGAGGTGCCCGCACAGCAGCCCTGTATTCGCTGCGGCGACTGCGCCACGGTGTGCCCGGCATCGCTGCAGCCTCAGACCCTGTTTTGGCAGATCCAGGCCGACGACGCGCCGCGCGCCCAGGCCGAAGGCCTGATGGACTGTATCGAATGCGGTGCCTGTGCGTATGTTTGCCCCAGCCAGATCCCGCTGGTCAGCTACTACCGCCACGGCAAAGACCAACTGCGCCAACGCGCGCTGGACCAGGTCAAAAGTGACCGCGCCCGCGACCGATTTGAAACCCGCCAAGCCCGACTGGATGCCGAAGCGGCCGCCAAAGCGGCCAAACGAGCGGCCCGAGCACAGGCCCTCGAGGCGGCCAAAGCTGGGGGCGATGATCCGCGCAAAGCCCAGGTCCAGGCCGCGGTCGAACGCGCCCGCGCCAAGAAAAAGGACGCCTCATGA
- a CDS encoding RnfABCDGE type electron transport complex subunit D produces MIERPSPHHRRARSTTQVMGDVLLALIPGTVVMTLLYGPGVLTNVLLALIAGVATEAAVLRLRARPIAPRLTDLSALVGSALIGLSLPPLAPFWLALLGGMLAIGLGKQLFGGLGHNPFNPAMLAYAVLLISFPVAMTTTWVSPSRVPDLAATLGHQFGAVDGWSGATPLDRYKDLATRLTANEIRQDALFKDGFVWPWAMLAVAWSVGGAYLLWRRATYWHAPAGLFIGLIVPAGLFGFDSDQFVPLSMHLLTGATVFAAFFIVTDPVTGATSPRGRFAFGAGVGLLTWVIRTYGGYPDAIAFAVLLMNLTAPMLDQYTRPRIYGHSRARKGPVLEKRS; encoded by the coding sequence ATGATTGAACGGCCCTCCCCGCACCATCGCCGTGCGCGCTCGACCACCCAAGTCATGGGCGATGTGCTGCTGGCACTGATACCGGGCACGGTGGTCATGACGCTGCTGTACGGCCCCGGGGTGCTGACCAACGTGCTGTTGGCGCTAATCGCCGGGGTCGCCACAGAAGCTGCGGTGCTGCGGCTGCGCGCGCGTCCAATCGCGCCGCGGCTGACGGACCTGTCGGCCTTGGTCGGCAGTGCCCTGATCGGGCTGTCGCTGCCGCCGCTGGCACCGTTTTGGCTGGCGTTGCTGGGTGGTATGTTAGCGATTGGCCTGGGCAAACAGCTGTTCGGCGGCTTGGGTCACAACCCCTTTAACCCCGCCATGCTCGCCTATGCGGTGCTGCTGATTAGCTTCCCCGTGGCCATGACCACGACCTGGGTGTCGCCCAGCCGCGTGCCGGATTTGGCGGCGACGTTGGGGCATCAATTTGGCGCAGTCGACGGCTGGTCGGGGGCGACACCGTTGGACCGCTATAAAGACCTGGCGACCCGATTGACGGCCAACGAAATCCGCCAAGATGCCCTATTCAAAGACGGGTTCGTTTGGCCCTGGGCGATGCTGGCGGTGGCCTGGAGCGTCGGCGGCGCCTACTTGCTATGGCGCCGTGCAACCTATTGGCACGCCCCCGCCGGGCTGTTCATTGGGCTGATTGTACCGGCCGGCTTGTTTGGCTTTGACAGCGACCAATTTGTACCCCTGTCGATGCACCTGCTAACCGGTGCCACGGTCTTCGCCGCCTTCTTTATTGTCACCGACCCGGTCACCGGGGCGACCAGCCCACGCGGGCGTTTCGCCTTTGGCGCCGGCGTCGGCCTGCTGACCTGGGTGATTCGAACCTACGGCGGCTACCCCGACGCAATCGCCTTTGCGGTGTTGTTAATGAACCTGACTGCGCCGATGCTGGACCAGTACACGCGCCCGCGTATCTACGGTCACAGCCGTGCCCGTAAAGGCCCGGTGCTGGAGAAACGCTCATGA
- a CDS encoding argininosuccinate synthase, which translates to MSNINKVVLAYSGGLDTSVIVKWLQETYQCEVVTFTADIGQGEEVEPARAKAEALGVKEIYIEDLREEFVRDYVYPMFRANTIYEGEYLLGTSIARPLIAKRLVEIAAATGADAISHGATGKGNDQVRFELGAYALAPGIQVIAPWRDWDLNSREKLMEYCADNNIEVDMKRGKKSPYSMDANLLHISYEGGILEDPASESEEDMWRWSVSPEAAPDTARYIEIGFANGDAATLDGEALSPATMLETLNRIGGENGIGRTDIVENRYVGMKARGCYETPGGTILLKAHRAIESITLDREAGHLKDELMPRYASLIYNGYWWSPERKALQALIDQTQDVVNGTVRLKLYKGNIMVVGRASEGSLFDATIASFEDDGGAYDQADAAGFIKLNALRLRIAAKLGRKLD; encoded by the coding sequence GTGAGCAATATCAACAAAGTCGTACTGGCCTATTCAGGCGGTCTGGATACATCCGTGATCGTGAAATGGCTGCAGGAAACCTATCAGTGTGAAGTCGTCACCTTTACCGCTGATATCGGTCAAGGCGAGGAAGTTGAGCCAGCTCGTGCCAAGGCCGAAGCACTCGGCGTCAAAGAAATTTATATCGAGGACCTGCGCGAAGAGTTCGTCCGTGACTACGTCTACCCGATGTTCCGCGCCAACACGATTTATGAGGGCGAGTACTTGCTCGGCACCTCGATTGCGCGCCCATTAATCGCCAAGCGTTTGGTTGAAATCGCCGCCGCCACTGGCGCTGACGCCATCAGCCATGGGGCGACCGGCAAAGGCAACGACCAAGTCCGGTTCGAGCTGGGCGCCTATGCGCTGGCACCGGGTATCCAAGTGATCGCGCCGTGGCGCGATTGGGACCTCAACAGCCGCGAAAAGCTGATGGAGTACTGTGCCGACAACAATATCGAAGTCGACATGAAGCGCGGTAAAAAGAGCCCCTACTCAATGGACGCCAACTTGCTTCACATCAGTTACGAGGGCGGCATCCTTGAGGATCCGGCCAGCGAAAGCGAAGAAGACATGTGGCGCTGGTCGGTCAGCCCCGAAGCAGCCCCGGACACGGCGCGCTACATCGAAATCGGCTTTGCCAACGGCGATGCAGCAACATTGGACGGCGAAGCCCTGTCCCCGGCGACCATGTTAGAAACCCTGAACCGCATTGGCGGCGAAAACGGCATTGGTCGAACCGATATCGTTGAAAACCGTTACGTCGGTATGAAAGCGCGCGGCTGTTACGAAACCCCCGGCGGCACGATCCTGTTGAAAGCGCACCGGGCGATTGAATCGATCACATTGGATCGTGAAGCGGGCCACCTCAAAGACGAGTTGATGCCGCGCTACGCCAGCCTGATTTACAACGGTTACTGGTGGTCGCCGGAGCGCAAAGCGCTACAGGCCCTGATCGACCAGACCCAGGACGTGGTTAACGGCACCGTCCGGTTGAAGCTCTACAAGGGCAACATCATGGTCGTTGGCCGCGCCAGCGAGGGCAGTCTGTTTGACGCCACGATCGCATCCTTCGAAGACGATGGCGGCGCTTACGATCAGGCTGACGCAGCCGGCTTCATTAAGCTGAATGCGCTACGACTTCGCATTGCCGCGAAGCTGGGTCGCAAGCTCGACTAA